attattaagaAGAAGAGGGGGGGGGTGCACATGTCAACATCGCCTTGATTGGCAAAACAACTAGTACCGGCCCTGCCCCCCATCCATGAACGAACCTTCGGTTTTggatacgaaaaatttctgaaactgcttgagtgtcaataaaaagcaccaaatcgggcAGGAATAAAGAACCTATTTGGGCATAAACgtcacaaattaatttcataagcaatagaATGAagtagtacagtagaccctcgttttacgcaggagttacgttcctcggaaatgccgcgtaaataaaaaccgcgtaaattaaaactaaatattagtgttaaaataggagttaggttccgtagaaaaaaatacttcattctaatgatgactaattgtataataagtttaatgtgtacttatatcgatttctatgcacaacttgcacaaagaaaacacaaattaatttagtgtttcgAAAAGGAGCTGAATATGATAGTCTTCGGCAGTCAAAAAATTTTCTCTATAGTTCTTTGCAaggcattaacgcatccatgaacatttccatgatagaatcttccatgatagaatcttctttctatgatagaatcttccttcactaacatatcaaaaaaaatcatttccattGTCaaggaatgattaaaaattttcaactatagcgtttttggttctgtgtcatcgatgtcaGTAACCTTGTTGCTTTTGGGCTCCTTTATCActcttaaaagctcttcttccagtgaggtCTGAACTGTGTgggtttaataactttacttctggaaagagctctggaaccaatcgcataaaatgtctccaatggcTTAAGCTctgttattagcacgccaaaatgcaattTACTGCACATAATCTGAAATCTTTAtaagtttagattttgaaaggGGGGAGAATTGTATCTTTTTCCATTGCCACATACGCGTAAAGCCGAAACTTATCCGTGTAAAATagaataaaggtgtcaaatcttaaaccgcgtataatcgaaaccgcataaaacgaggatctactgtattacattcaaaaaatagttaatgaattgaaaagactactgaaatcgtttacatttttttcataaaatgtttgaacACGATGTGGACGGACATTATTGTCAccagtgaaggggggggggggggggtcatgacccccctgaCCCTGCCCTGTGTCCGCCCCCGGGGGTAGGGGGACGTTTTGAACCGGATAAGGTCAGTGACAGCAACAGCCTAAAGAACTGggaatttttttctgataaatcaGATAAATACTGTGGATTTTCATCATGGCAAATACTGCTGTTTCAGATTACTCCATTGAGTTGAGAGATGGAGTCAGAATTGACTCATTCCTTGCTTCTTCCTTCTTGTAGAGTCATTTGTACGGTTAACATGCTTCAAGTGTATTTGCTTTCTGCTAACAATGCAAATGATAAGGCGATTTGGAAAGGCAAATCacgttcaaacatttttaaactaaaatgtgGTGGAATATTCATATGTAAATTAACtggctgttattttttttaaaaaaacaattgttgtcATTCAAGGGTTGGATAAGAATAGCAATTACTTCTGAAATGCCCTAAGCAAAAggaatcatttatttcattttttgtctgTGCTAATTTAGGAATTTTGCCATGTCTTTTCGTTCTAAAGTGAAACTAAGTTACTATTTCACGTAAAGTAAGACTGAGCTACGACCACTCGCTAccgatgaaaaataaataaataaataaacaaaatgtaaataaaagctaaaaatattacgaaataatcaatgtcattattACAGTAATTTTCCCGTTTCTAAAACTGCCTGCGGCGAAATTAGAGCAAAATTAATCAACAACTGCAATTTTTTGTACGATTTTTGCGTGTGTGTTCTGTAATAATAAATATGCATCTAAATGTGAATCAAGGATGTTATACTGAAAAAGCAACAAtattaacagattttttaaaaaaatactaagcacttttcctagcgcactcaaaaggacaaagtaaccattctgggtcagaaaggacaatttaagcattcctgtagttttcgaaaattccaagaaaatgacaccacaaaagaaagtgcggctcaagtcatgaagagagtttcttatcattatctagctttcaatcatagctttgagtgttgaaacatgcatatttttcttattgggaaagttaggtttgaaatgactagaaccgcacttttcttcgtttgtagtgttattttcttggaattttcgaaaactacaggaatgcctaaattgtcctttctgacccagaaaggttattttgtccttttgagtgcgctatgaaaagtgcttagtattttttaaagcattctgttattttattctttttagtgtaaatgtatttcacaaatagaataattttatcatcacgaaacttcaccttattttttcatataaatgctcggtactaaaagaaaaaattatatacgtatctaaaactttaagcagttttCACTAAagtttaatccttgttcctcgcttgctaatttcatgcttgcttcagagaaaccttgattcaaaattttcgttatgattgtttttaacattactgttgcaaggcaacaaattttgtaacaatgggctttatatttaagcatttaatagggaaattacatgaaatttgctgttttccatcctaactgaaacaataattttattttagaatttttatttttcagcgctaagttgtaccttaagattaagcaaatcatttagtgaaatcccgaagtctctaaatagtctagttgcagagatataagcaaaccCAGGTCTCAGATTTCTGCGTGGCAATTaggtcaagtataataaaagtgtttaataaaaatgccaataatgaaaAACTTAAAGCTACACAATACTTGAATTTCCAGGGTTTCTTTTGGCAAATCGCAAGGAAATGGGGCCAATAATTTACACTTCAAAAACTTCGCTCTTTGACGGGATAGGTTTCAGCCTAATATcctttaaaagtaaaagaaagacgaaaaaagcatgaaGGAAGGTATAATACATCTTGAATATACCGtcaaacaaaaaaatgaataaatgaataaataaaataaattaatttgaattatggcttttcgaattcaaattatgtttttcgcaatcacgagtgtgtgtgtttgtgtcgaggcatgagtgtgtgggtatgtgtgtgtgcataggtatgtgtatgtatgcgtgtatgtttgtgtctgtatgcaggcataaatgtgcgtgtgtgtgtatgtatgcgtgggtgtttgtgtctgtgcaggcataagtgtgtgtatgtgtgtgtgtttgtgtctgtgtgcaggcatgagtgtgtgtatgtatgtgtgtatgtgtaggtgtgtgtatgtatacgtgtgtgtaggatatggacgcaacatggggagacggttttcactagaggagcagcatcgtgagaccggtagacggtggtgctgcagagggaggcggggggaaaataaaatcagcgtaacgccaaggacagtcaaatgagaacagtaagcaatcgtgattgctcaaaaaaaagtcgaaaataaacaaaataattaaataaatatcaaaaagttGGAAAGTAGAGTATCGAGATGGAGAAAATGCGTCTCTGTCTCTCTGtccatccatccatccactaGTCTGTCTGTCCtgttactttttgatttgaacaatttttcgttaaactttgaacagttcaaaaaaacttaacattagcgcataAATTTAAGGTAGATATATATCCCAAACTGAAAGACGGATTTGCTTCAGACAAAACTTAGTTGGAAATAGATCTTGATGAACATGTATAGAGCAGATTCTTTCGATTTAGCTATTTCaagggtattttttgaacaattcaaaaagttttaacattaacgtgacaataagaaaaattattttttggcgccaaagatttgaaaatattgtgtagattctgaatatattcttaattttcgattttttttttaaagaaattaaaataatgctatcaataaatatgaaaatacaatatttcgCAGACTTAACATTAACGCGAGTGAGAGATCAATCTGAGcgaatcaaaataaaatgaatttaaagcgcaaatgtttttactaGGGCTGTGGAGTCGCTGGGACTCCACCAACTCCTGACTCCAACTTCTAGAATTTAAGGGTCTTCGACTCCGCAGCTTCGGATGAAATTTAGACTCTGAGAGGAAACGACGAACTCCGACTCTTGTAATATATAAGTCTTCAACTCTTGACTCCAATTCCGACTCCTGTATCCAAAAATCAGTCCGACGCCAGAAAttttggcagagttgcggactttgatgaaaaaaaaccgactcagactcctttaccccaaaatcagatcGACTCTCTGATACTTcggttttactcaaaaaaaataataataataataataataataaaaaaatccgaaagaaaaagatcgtttttgatggtctttaaaatattttaggggcGATTACTCCGTTGGGTCTTCCTCCTTGCTAAAAATAACCTTGTTTTTGTACGTTTCACATGTCTATCCCCCCAAAAGAATGTTAACGGTCAATATAATGCTTTCTTCCtctccaaataaatataatggctatgaaactgtggAAAACTGAGGAGGGGGGTATATTGTTGCATTgtgttcccctccccccaaaaaagggagcAGGGGAACAAACAATAGTTTTAGTTGCATTTAGTTTAGAACAGGAATTAGTAACttagtaactggagggagcaaAATCAATCATTGGATTGGGAAATGAtgaggcaaagatctcaagtcacatggttcaacttcgGCGAATGAGAGACACATTTTACGTGAAAGAAACTTGACTGCttcctttattttcaaatgtaacaCGTGGCTTGGGATATTTGCTTCAAGAACTGAAAGTTTCACTCTTTCCACCTTTTATTCCTTCTCGGGATTCAGGGAATTTCTTTTTACATAAGCATAGGCAAGAACGTTGTCAGGACACTTTTGAGAGGTTTTTCCCCTGATGCGCAATGAAAATGCTTATTAGAGAGATTAATAGCAGATTTCGATGTTAACGTATTATTAAGACGATgacaaaagaagaagaagaaaaaagcttcCCGATTAAACAACTAATTTTTGACAATGAAAtgtctatcttttgatgtctGATCTTTTCCCCACTTAAACCCTACTATTATATTATTCTCGCATGCAATAGAATGCTTGTTAAGTGGGAATTAACGTATTCGTTTTAATAGTaggttttaaagtttattttatttctgagaatccgCTTTCACTTTCAAGTCGCCTTGACAGCGCTTGTATAGTAACGTGACAACCTATTtctaaaaatgctttcattttcgaAGCGCATTCACAGAGCGTCGATTATAGCGAGATTAAATAtccttgaaatttaaaattttgtatgctaAATAGCTGAATAATTTGGTCGTAAATTACGAATTACTCACATAGCTTTTGCCGAATCGTTCTTGACAAGTAATggaattagtttttctttaaaattagctATTACTTTCCTAATAGTTAAAATGATACGCCAACAGAAATCTCCTATTTTTTCAGTTCTAAATTTAAAAGGAAGGGTAGGAAACTTCTATCATTCGAATTGCACCTGGTCGTCAGAAATGTGCATAAAAAATTTGTacgtttgtttttaaaattggttttggGGGTTTCACTTTTCATGAAAAGACCACAAACATTTCCAAATTGGAAGGTAAGAAATCCTCTCACGCTTTTTATAACCGATTTTTGTACCAATCAAAAGgcctattttttttcatgtgagGTGAATTTCGTTTGAAATTTCGAATTTGTTCCGAACTAACGTAACatataggaaatttttttaaaaaaaagtgactcTTTTTTAAATTCCCTATATGTTACGTCATTATAATAGTATATGTtacatacagtctgagtaaaagctttaaggccagtaaacttttttgagaaattggacacatcttaAACTTCGgatcaaaaaatcatttgaatgatAATTATTAGCcttaaatataagtaaaaaatgcaaaaaatttcgtTTGTAAGTATTtctttatcagaaaatattacaaatcaatatttgagcctgagtaaaatctttaaggtcaACATGATTAAGGccaaaatgattattttgaagtgaaaaccattagggcaagcatataaatgaaaatgtaGGCTAAACCAACCTTTCTTGACTTTTGATCCCCTTATGGGCACCAAAATCTGACACGCCCCCCATGTGTAgcatatatatgtatgtaataATACACTCCCACTCCCACAGACAACAGATGTATGTGCGTTGTCTGTTCAAggaaattttgagtttgtttatttGCCATGCATGAGAAATCTGTATTTGCAGTTCATTTTGTAAATATCAAATAAGATATTACTTTTCACACGATTAACATCGGTTTGGTAACATGTGCTCTACACCCTATACACATAccaaaatttacaatattttgctTCAATTCAATTctgttcattctttgtaaaacaagtaaaaaacagttcttcttaatacgttttttatcttccagacgcaaatgaaatagatCCCCGCCAACCCACTTGACCGCGCGCAATTTCTAagataaaatatcgacttggaaaatattacgtacgaatgggtttgacccccctcccccctcccgaagTAAGTGTATTTAGCGATTTTCCACCCCcttcccctcgggacccttaagtaaataatgaatggcccctaagtagaAACTTCTAAATTGCGCAAGAAAAATAACTGGGAAGATGAAATTCGCAACCAAGTGTTTTTAGTAAACTTCCACTTTGTTCCCATCCCTACTTTGCATTTATAGACCTCCAggagaagaaaatataaaatcactaaacttacaaaaaaaaaaaaaaaaaaaaaaaaaaaaaaacctttttcacattatcattttcaaacaatgatgacgcCTACACAATTATTTGAAGACTCACGAAACTCTCAAAATCTCTTTTACTTATAGGTTTTATTCGCATactgtttagtttcaaaaaatacctCTAGTGTGGCAAAAGTTTGTTTCCCTttacatcactttttttttttttttttttttttgccggaaCTGACCCTAAGTggatgttttaaagttttgagtaaaacacgttttaaTTTCAGGTCCTAGGCAaatatcattgatttttttttctaaagcatgaTGTACAGCTGCACTTACCTGGGCTACAAGATATATTGCCTAAAAACAGAGGAGAGGATCCTCTACCGTTTGTACACgttatctgcaaattttgttTTCTGGAACTTACATATCCTTGCTTCTCAGCTACctcatttgttaaaatttaattatttttctcactcatttatttatttatttacttttccttGCTCCTGAGCTTTGGTGTCTTGTCTTTTGAgtgatttattttgaatatatattttttaataatattttttataagttagcAATTCTTGCATGAATTTACATTGCAGAATATCTTATGATTGGATACCAATACTATTATAATTTATCAATATTAATGAGAATACAGaaatactgaataaaaaatccAATTCTTCACTATGTGGAAAACACTAGAAACTTAAAAGATGAATTTAGTATCGTGTGAGAAATGTTAGAAACTTAAACAAAGAATACAGTACCATGTGGGATatcttaaaaacttaaaaaccgTGAATATATCACGGGGAAATAATTTAGAATACTAAAAGATGAATTGCGTACAGTGACTGAACTGGtagaaacttaaaaagaaaatacgataccttttgaaaaatgttgaaaacataaaaaagctGAATACCGTACCATGCGCTTTAAAGCTAAGTATCGCACCGtgcataaaatgttaaaaacttaaaacttgAGTATCGTACCACGTGGAAAATGCTAgatatttaaaaggaaattacCGTACCATATGTCAAATGCTAAGAAACGTAAAAACGGGCTATGGCAACACATGGAAAATGTTAAAATGACCTTCATTCGGTAGTATTATTGTCTATAACAATTTGCAACTTGATTCGtcaaacatacattaaaagatCGGCCAAATCTGAAGGATTTGAATGATTCTTCTAAACGCAAAATAAAACTAcataagtacaaaaaataagcattttattttggtgtaaactgtgtaaaaatatgaaatttacatgactatgcaaaataaaaatcatcAACTATTTCTTTCGATTGTTCTAACTTTACAATTCTTCATTTAAAGTAACAAAAGCTggtaatttactttttcatttgtatatgATAAGCAACTTTAATGGCATggactttttaaaaatggataaaaacTATACAATATACGTTGAGTTCTAAAAATATCACTTTGCGAAAAGAAGGCTGGCCGTAGAAGATCACATAGATCTTTTCTCCACCGTGTAGCCGTTGAACATCTGGAAAATAAATGCGTAAACATAATTAATTCAAACTAACTATAAAAACATTCAAGTACTAATCAGTTTATTGATGTGGTTGAATACTATTCATACACAAATTGCTTGGTACTCATGATATTGAGGTGGGCCTGAATCAGAGGCGGATACAAGGAAGAGTAATGGGGGTCATGACGCCCCCTTCCCTCCTAAActgtcgacaatattatccgtccaCACTGTGTTCAAAGACTTATGGATAAAATTTAAACGATTTCAGTaatcttttcaatttattaattatttttaaaagtaaatatttgaaatgttacttcttttcattgcttataaaattaataagtaactTTTATGCTCTACtaagtgccttattcctggccgatgtggtgctttttattgacaatcaagcagtttcagaaattttttgtacCTAAAACCGTGCAGATCCCGGCTGTGCAGAAATGAGTAAAAGTATTAAATGCAGTGCTGTAAGATTAGCGTTTACACCAGGGTTCCCGTGAGCTCTAATGCAAGTTACACCCGGGTTTACACAAAAAATCAGTACTTATGAACATTattatgaaagttttattatgaacGCATTTTATACTGCGTGTCCCTGtttaacctgcaatacctctattttcgcaacagttagttgttagtcctagatgcatattttccaattgcaaaaatggtcgaTATAAGGTGCAGAGTTAGGATAATGAAAGTTTGaggcaaaaagagaaaaattgcaaagaaatacgaaatctattttttatatgggccccaAGTCCCCTACATTGCCTTTAGGTAAATCAAAATCAtgaaaaaacaattcaaacaCAAAACGTTAGCACAACtatagtgctggccaaattattagactaagacttttaaaagcatattctttattgattacataactatagacacattaacgaacagtgaaataattatctaatatttagtatgcattcccttgttcttgatgagcattttaagtctctTTGGCATACTTGTCACAAGGTTTACACCGTTtcttaactttattaaaaaaggaggtaaaaaaaattttatactctctattatatatactcacatacacatactcactaattacctaaaactaactttaaatataacagaacacactaataaaaagaactagtgaactgtttaagctggttgaggttatgttcctggtaggtagataaacaaagaacataaacaaagcatacagtgctgccacctgcaaacaaaGAATTATGCTAAAATACGTAATAGTCATTGTAcaatatgtactgtactttaacagtaaaataaatagtagttTAGTACAActagtgcacaaaaaaaaaaaaaaaaaaagctctttagtctaataatttggccagcactgtattatTTACCGTGATCTAAAGTGCAgctacaccactttacactcgcagtctataacatcttttgggggaaaatatagcggctagcaagggtttaaaattatatgtgtgcatggcgtcatttttcaaattgtacgaGCTTTTGTAATGTGTTTTTGCGATCATAGCATaacaattgcatttatttttcagtaacgatgaaaaaaatgaatattttgtttttctttgtttcgacaacctgtcattcttctgaaagggtgataagttgCAATTTCATCTTCTGCACAGTCcgttgaaatttatatttcacaaaTAGCACATGATTACGCCATAATTAAATTCCAATCAAAAAAGGGAAGATATTATTTCACTTTATCATTGCGTTCTATGAGGCAAAGCGAGTTATATGTCTCCCATTAATTGAAACCTTAAGagtttttggaaaagaaatgtACCCAATTACCTAACATATGCATCTAACATAAACATTATGGCATGTAGTACCACAGAATATAGCTGAGTAAAAACAAGAAGGAAAATGTTGGTTTAGTAAGAAAATTAATctattttaatgtattatttcCATTAAAATACTGAGTGGCGGTCAGATGTTCGGTTACacggatttttttcatttgtattctacatttttttatcgttatttaCTCGTTTAATCCGATTCCACGCTCCCAACTAAAGAAAAAGCTCAGTTTGAACACTTTACCTGGATAGTAATCTCAGCATACGGTTGTTGCTAAATCATAATTAATGTTCTTTATGAGGGGTATATAAATCGactctgaaagaaaaataaaatgagacaAGGAATACACTGACCTTAAATATTTGGCCTCTTACGTCATAACAATGACGCACTTCATTATCCCTTGTATCCTCCGCCACCTCCACGATGTCCTCCACCTCCACCGCCGTGTTTTCCTCCTCCGCCGTATCCTCCTCGTCCGCCACCCATGTGTCCACGCATGCCACCGCCGCCGTATTTTCCGCCTCCGCCATATCCTCCTCTTCCGCCACCCATGTGTCCACCCATGCCACCGCCGCGATATTTTCCTCCTCCTCCGCCACCTCCGCCGTATTTTCCACCTCCTCCATATCCTCCTCGTCCGCCACCCATGTGACCACCGCCGCCTCTATATCCTCCCATTCCTCCTTTATATCCTCCCATTCCTCCTCTGTATCCTCCCATTCCTCCTTTATATCCACCACCG
This window of the Uloborus diversus isolate 005 chromosome 4, Udiv.v.3.1, whole genome shotgun sequence genome carries:
- the LOC129221305 gene encoding uncharacterized protein LOC129221305, giving the protein MEEVENTAEVAEEEENIAAVAWVDTWVAEEEDMAEAENTAAVACVDTWVADEEDTAEEENTAVEVEDIVEVAEDTRDNEVRHCYDVRGQIFKMFNGYTVEKRSM